The window ATGTAATAGAGGGTGCGGGCTGCGGGATAGACTGTTTGAATGAAGGATGAGCTTTGATAGGTAAAGGGGGAGAGTTGATCCCGTGTCCGTCCCCCGTAATAAAAAAGATATGAGTTGAGTGAGCAGGGAGTCTCTCTATGGTAATGCCTTCTACATTGGCGATGATTCTGGCCGGTGGCCGCGTTGACGAGTTGGGTGTACTGACCCATTATCGTCCCAAGTCTGCTGTACCTTTTGGCGGATTTGCACGGGTGATCGACTTTCCGCTGACGAACCTCATGCGTTCGGGCATTGAGCGGATCGCTATTCTCAGTCAGTATCGTTCCTATTCTCTGGTTAACCATATCGGGACCGGAGCTGCTTGGGATATGATCGGACGGCATCGAGGTATTTCCATTCTTCCACCCTTTAAGGATTATGAAAATCCGCATTGGTACAGAGGATCGGCAGATGCTGTGCATCAGAACCTGGACTTTGTCCGCTATCATAAGCCGAGCGAGATCCTGATTCTTTCCGGTGATCATATTTATGAGATGGATTATCGCGATATGATTCATTTTCATAATGAGCATGATGCTGATGTAACAGCTGCTTTTATTAGGGTGAAGAAAGAAGATGCGTCTTTGCGTTTCGGTGTGGCGGAAATCGGTGATGAGTACAGTGAAGGCGGATCGCTCCTCTCCTATGAAGAGAAACCCGCAGATCCGAAAGGGGAATGGGCTTCCCTCACGGTTCTCTGCTTTAAACCGGAAGTGCTCTACAAAGTGCTCCGGAAGAATCAGGCAGCCGCCTCCTATGAATTCGGAAGAGATATTCTTCCGATGATGGTGCAGGAGGGAATGAAGGTGCTCGGATATAAATTTCGAGGGTACTGGGGGTACACCCGTACTGTTAACGAGTACTGGCAAACCTCTATGGATCTCCTGGGCAGCAATCCTTTGATTGATCTAGAAAAGTGGGGAATACGAACCAATCTTGAACATCGAGATATTCGTGACTGCCAACCCTTGAAAGTTGGGTCGCAAGGTGTTTTAGATAATTCCTTGGCCTATAATGGGTGCATTATTGATGGCACAGTGAAAAATTCTATCTTGTTTCCCGGTGTTCGGGTGGAAAAAGGGGCGGTTGTTGAAAATTCTGTGCTTTTTTTCAACACACTGGTCAAAGAGGGAGGACAGCTCCGGCAGGTGGTCAGTGATGTCAACACCACCTTTGGGGCCAATGCTCAGGTCGGTATATCTCCTACAGGTGTTAGTGACCGGGTGACGGTTATCGGCTGGAATAATCATGTTCCTGACAAAATGACCATCGGTTGCGGATGCTCGGTTGCGCCGGGTATCGAAGAAGAAAAATGGCCAGAAAACGGGCTGGAGGATATGGAGGAACTGCAATGAGAGAAGCAAAGGATGCCTTGGTGCTTTTGCTGGCCGGTGGTATCGGCAGTCGTCTCAATATCTTGGTTGGGCATCGGGCTAAACCGGCAGTGCCTTTTGGTGGGCTGTATCGGATCATAGATTTTTCTTTGTCCAATGTGATGAATTCTGGCCTGACTCGGGTTGGCGTGCTGACCCAGTATAAGCCCCTCTCCTTAATGCGTCATATCCAGACCGGTGAGGCTTGGGATTTTACAGGGAGAACGCGCGGGATTAAAATTCTGCCGCCTCGAACTGGCGAAAAGGACTCGGATTGGTACAAAGGAACTGCAGATGCTATCCGGCAAAATATTGATTTTATAAGGAATAACCAGTCGGAGCAGATTGTCATTCTGTCGGGTGATCATATTTATCAGATGGATTTTGATGATATGATTTCGTACCATCGTGAAAAAAATGCAGGTGTGACCATCGGCATGATGGTAGTGCCTAAGAGTGAGATTCATCAGTTCGGTGCCGGGATTGTCGATGATGAGAATCGTATCGTTGATTGGGAAGAAAAACCGAAAGAACCGAGAACCAATCTTGCTTCAATGGGAATTTATGTCTTTGATACAGAATATCTTCTGAAGGCACTTTCCGGTGATCGGGAAGAGATCGACTTCGGTATGCATATTATTCCCCGGGCGATTGAAGAAAAACAGGTCTATGCTTATCCCTTTTACGGGTATTGGCGGGATGTTGGCACTATTCAATCCTATTGGGATGCGAATATGGATATTCTTCGTGCCGATTCTGGAATTTCACCGGAAGAGTGGGGGATACGACCCAATACAGAGGCCGATGGACGGATCATGGATAGGGGGCCTGCTCGTTTTGCACAAGGTTGTACAGTGCAATCCTCTATGATTTCAGCCGGAAGCGTTATTGAGGGAACTGTGCTGAACTCAGTATTATCGCCTGGCGTGATTGTTCGTAAAGGAGCTGTTGTGCGTGACTCAGTCATTTTAGAAGATTCTGTGATTGAAGCCGGTGCCGAGGTCGATTTGGTGGTCTGCGATAAACGAGTGCATATCGGTGAAGGGGCTCTTGTTGGGCACGGCGATGAGGAAGCGAAGAAGATTTGTAATCAAGAGTATCCAACCCATTTGTACAGCGGCATCACGTTGATAGGCAAGGAAGTCCTGATTCCAGAGAAAATGAAGATCGGCAGAAATTGCATTATACGTCCGGGAAAGAAGGGGCATGATGAGAGAGTGCTCCCTACGGAACTTAAACACGGCGGCATTTTTTAAGCGCATCATGTAAAAATACATTGCTTTTAAGGCACTTTCAGGTAAAAATAGGCTCTTTATTTTTAACACCCATTTTTTGCGCCCGTGGCTCAGTAGGATAGAGCACCAGATTCCTAATCTGGGTGTCGCAGGTTCGAATCCTGCCGGGCGCACCATTTTTCCTTTCCCCCCTTCCTTGTTATTTTCAGACAAAGAGAACGATCAACAGGAGCAGTATGAAGGCTGTGCAACAAAAAAAACGGATACTTATTACCGGTGGAGCCGGTTTTCTCGGATCCCATCTTTGTGAGCGATTATTGGCGGACGGACATGAGGTTGTTTGCTTGGATAATTATTTTACGGGTGCCAAACAAAATATCGTCCATCTGCTGGAAAATCCCTATTTTGAGGTGATTCGTCATGATGTGACGTTTCCACTGTATATTGAGGTTGACGAAATTTATAACCTTGCCTGCCCGGCCTCTCCTATCCATTATCAATTTGACCCCGTCCAGACCACTAAGACTTCAGTGCATGGGGCTATTAATATGTTGGGCTTGGCCAAACGAGTCAAGGCCAAGATCTTTCAGGCATCAACCTCCGAGGTCTATGGCGATCCTCAGGTGCATCCACAGCCGGAGAGTTACTGGGGGCATGTTAACCCAAACGGCATTCGTTCCTGTTACGATGAGGGAAAACGATGCGCTGAAACCCTTTTTTTTGATTATCGTCGGCAGCATAACCTGAATATCAAGGTGGCTCGGATTTTTAATACCTATGGACCGAGGATGCATCCCAATGACGGTCGAGTGGTCTCTAATTTTATTGTTCAGGCCTTGCAGGGACGTCCGATAACAATTTACGGGGACGGTTCCCAGTCTAGATCATTTTGTTATGTCGATGACTTGATAGAGGCCTTTGTTCGTCTGATGGATACAGATGACAGTTTTACTGGGCCGGTTAACACTGGCAATCCAGGTGAGTTCACGATCCTGCAACTTGCGGAAAATGTCATTGAACTGACCAACTCAAAATCAGAGATTATCTTTGAGCCTCTTCCCCAGGATGACCCGCAACAGCGCCAACCAGATATCTCTTTGGCAAAGGAAAAGCTCGGTTGGGAACCCAAGATACCCTTACGGGAAGGCTTGATTCCGACCATCGCGTATTTTGATCAATTTTTACGAGGAATCGACATATCTGATCGGTGAAAGACGTATGAAAAAAGCTTTTATTACCGGAGTAACCGGGCAAGACGGAGCATATCTTGCAGAATTTCTCCTTGAAAAAGGGTATATGGTTCACGGCCTCAAGCGGCGAACCTCCTCGTTTAACACAGATCGTGTAGATCATCTTTATCAGGATCCACACGAAGAAGACGTTCGTTTTCGTCTCCATCACGGCGACCTAACTGATTCTACTAATCTTATTAGGATTATGCAGGAAATCCAGCCTGATGAGGTGTATAATCTGGCGGCGCAAAGTCATGTAGCAGTATCGTTTGAGACACCAGAGTATACTGCCAATAGTGATTCCCTTGGCACGTTGCGGTTGCTTGAAGCTATTCGGATTCTTGGCTTGGAGAAGAAAAGTCGTTTTTATCAAGCTTCAACCTCAGAGCTTTTTGGAAAGGTTCAGGAAATCCCACAGACCGAAAACACTCCGTTTTACCCACGTTCCCCATATGCCGTAGCAAAACTGTATTCCTATTGGATTACGGTAAATTATAGAGAAGCCTATAATATGTATTGTTGCAACGGGATCCTCTTTAATCACGAATCACCGATTCGAGGAGAAACCTTTGTCACTCGCAAGATTACTAGGGCATTGGCCCGTATCAAGCTGGGCCTACAGGATGCCCTTTACTTAGGTAATTTGGACGCTAAACGGGATTGGGGACACGCAAAAGACTATGTCCAGATGCAATGGCTGATGTTGCAGCAGGAGAAACCAGAGGATTATGTCATCGCAACCGGTGTGCAGCATTCTGTACGGGAATTTGTTGCAATTGCGGCAGCAGAGCTCGGCATGTCATTGAACTGGCAAGGAAAGGGCTTGGATGAGATCGGTATTGAAGAAAAAAGTGGCAAAACAATTGTGAAAATTGACCCACGCTATTTTCGCCCTACAGAGGTGGAGACTCTCTTGGGTGATCCGTCCAAGGCAAAGAAACAATTAGGCTGGGAGCCAAAGATTAGCTTTGCCGAGATGGTGCAGGAAATGGTTGTTGAAGATTTGAAGACGGCAGAGCGCGACCAAATGATTCGTCAAAAAGGATATAAGGCCTATAATTATTTTGAGTAGGCTTAGGCTTGTGTCTGGAATCAGACCATGTTGACTTTACGTTATACCTGTGAGAGGCTTCATTGCATGGAGTATGGAGTGGACAGATGGCCTAGGCAACCCGCAAAGTAAAATGAGTAACTAAAAAAGGCAATCCGCGTATAGGTGGTTTGCCTTTTTTAGTTGAGCAGTTAATTTTTTGATTTACCTTATAAACCTACTTCCATAGAGACTTCTGCTCAGCCTGTTCTTCAGGTTTTTTTTCCTGACAAAATTCTCGCACTCCCTTAAAGGTTTTTCTGTGGAGAGGAGAGGGGCCAAATTCAGCTATAGCAGCCCGGTGTGCCTTGGTTGGGTATCCCTTATGCTGCTGGAAATTATATTGCGGGTATTGGAGATGATATTCCGCCATCAGACGGTCTCGTGTGACCTTGGCGATAATAGAGGCTGCTGCTATTGAGGCACTTTTTGATTCACCTTTTGTCAGCGGCTGCTGAGGAAGTTCCAGCGGCACCTTGAAAGTTCCGTCAACTAAAAGAAAGTCAGGAGATAACTTGCCGTTTTTGCCGCAGTCCTGTACAGCCCGCTGCATAGCAAGCAGGGAGGCTTGCAGGATATTTATCTGGTCGATTTCAGCTGGCTCAGTAATCCCTACACCGATAATCGCATCGGAAGCATGCAACATTGCATAGAGCCTGTCGCGCTGCTTTGCGGTGAGTTTTTTGGAGTCACGATACTGTTGCGCTTGGGGTTCGGAAAGAAAAATTACGCAACCGGCAATAACCGGTCCGGCCAAGGGGCCGCGACCCGCTTCATCAACTCCGGCAACGTGAAGAAGCCCTTGTTTTTTCAGGCTGCGCTCGTGGGCAAAGGTATCACCGTCTGGATTTGACGGAAAAAGGAAGGAAGAAGAGGCGGCTGTATCTTTACGCATGGGCTGTTGTAAAAGCACACCTCTTCATAAACGATGGTTCTTTTTAGCAGAGTATTATACTCTTCCGCGCTCGCGAATACGGGCTGCCTTGCCTCGACGATCACGCAAATAGTACAGACGGGAACGACGTACCCGACCCTCGGAAACCACTTCGATGGTTTCAAGACGAGGAGAGTGCAGGGCAAAGGTTTTTTCAACGCCGACAGCACCATGAGAAATTTTACGCACGGTAAAGGTGGCATCCATCTTGCCACGTTTTCTTTTCAGCACAACTCCCTGAAATATCTGAACGCGTTCCTTGTTTCCCTCAATAATACGTATATGTACCTTTACAGTATCGCCCGGACGAAAATCCGGCAGGTCAAAACGCATTTGTTCCTGATCAATCTTATCAATAATATTCATAGCTTTATGTCTTTTTGCGGATATTGTTTTCGCAACATCCAATGGATGCCTCCGTTCCCACCCTTGATTATATCTCTCAACTAACGAATTTCTCTTTCTTCCATTCAATTTTGGCCGACAGTTCAATCGGTGTTCAGTCAGTGTCAGCCCGTATCGTCCCGAGCACCGCACAGCCGATCCAAACAGATCGAAGCTGCTGAACGCACCGAGAGATGATTATATGTCCCCGATCCCACGATAGGAGGGAGGGCTGCATCAGCCTGCTCTGTCACCTCGGGAGCTAAGCCCCAAGCCGTTCCGAGGAGGAGAAGCACTGATCTTCCTTCTTGGAGCGTACGACGTAATGCCTTATAGCTGATTCGTGTACACAGCTGACCGGCACTGGTAGCAACCACCAAAGGTACACGTCCGCCCTGCTCACTCATTTCAGCAAGAACTTGGCCCAAGCTTGCACGTATTTGGATGATCGACAAGGCTTCGGCCCGATCAGGATTGACAGTGCCGCCATATCCTTGGGTCCAATGACCTGCAATATCCGCAGCCAGCTCCTGCTGCTGCTCATACGGGGTCACTACCCAATACGTTCCTACCCCGAAGGTTTTTCCTGCTCGGGCGATATCATGCAAGTCCAAGTTGGTGACCGCAGAGCCAATCAACTCCTGTTTTTTATTGACAACCGGATAATGGATCAAAGCAATATCAAGTCGAAAAGCTGTGTCCACTGTGTCCAATATCTCAGTCATCCTGGGGCGATCCGACCGCTGCCTGCTGCACCTGATTGAAAAGCCCGGCTTGACGCAGCTGTTTTCTTTCCGACTTTGTGAACTCAACCTTACGTAACAGCTCAGGACGTTTATTGAGGGTCTCACGCACTGAATCGAGAAAGCGATATTCTTCAATTCGGGCATGGTCCCCGCTCAACAGCACATCCGGTACAGTTAGTCCAGCAAATTCACGAGGTCGTGTGTACTGCCCATGTTTGAGCAGGCCGCAACTGAAGGTGTCTCGCGTTGCGGAATCTGCGCAGCCCAAGACTCCCGGCAGCATCCGGGTAACAGAGTCAATCACTACCATAGCGGCCAATTCTCCACCGGTAAGGATATAATCCCCGATGGACAATTCCTCGTCAACGTAGAGACGGCGAAAGCGTTCATCCACCCCTTCATACCGTCCGCAGACCAGAATAAGTTTTTCAAGACCAGCTAGACGCTCGGCAGTATCCTGATTATATACGGAACCGCGTGGGGAAAGGAGAATCACAGTCCCTTGTCCATCGGCCTGAACATCTTGCAGACAAGCTGCCAGAGGTTCGGGTTTCATCACCATGCCTTCGCCGCCGCCAAAGGGACGATCATCGGTCATGGCATGTTTATCTGTTGCCCAATCCCGTATATTATGGAGGTTCACCCTGATTTGATCAGCCTGCAGGGCTCTTTTCAGAATGCCTTCCTGTAAGGGAGTCGTAAACAGATCCGGAAAAATTGTCAGGATCTCAAAGCGCATCAGAGCATCAGTTGTTGATCTCAAGTAAGCCCGGCGGCAAGGAGACCGTCACCGCATCTTCATCAACGGTATGAAGAAATTCCGGTATTAACGGTATGAGATATTCCTCTTCCTTACCTTGCACACAGAGAAGATCCTGAGCACTGTTGGCAAGAAAGCCGGTAATGCGCCCAACAGCTCGACCTTCTATGGTCTTTAAGAGTTTGCCTTCCAGATCCCTGAGGTAAAATTCATCAGGATCCGGTTCCGGCAACGCATTTTTATGG is drawn from Candidatus Electrothrix rattekaaiensis and contains these coding sequences:
- a CDS encoding SDR family oxidoreductase is translated as MKAVQQKKRILITGGAGFLGSHLCERLLADGHEVVCLDNYFTGAKQNIVHLLENPYFEVIRHDVTFPLYIEVDEIYNLACPASPIHYQFDPVQTTKTSVHGAINMLGLAKRVKAKIFQASTSEVYGDPQVHPQPESYWGHVNPNGIRSCYDEGKRCAETLFFDYRRQHNLNIKVARIFNTYGPRMHPNDGRVVSNFIVQALQGRPITIYGDGSQSRSFCYVDDLIEAFVRLMDTDDSFTGPVNTGNPGEFTILQLAENVIELTNSKSEIIFEPLPQDDPQQRQPDISLAKEKLGWEPKIPLREGLIPTIAYFDQFLRGIDISDR
- the trmD gene encoding tRNA (guanosine(37)-N1)-methyltransferase TrmD, with product MRSTTDALMRFEILTIFPDLFTTPLQEGILKRALQADQIRVNLHNIRDWATDKHAMTDDRPFGGGEGMVMKPEPLAACLQDVQADGQGTVILLSPRGSVYNQDTAERLAGLEKLILVCGRYEGVDERFRRLYVDEELSIGDYILTGGELAAMVVIDSVTRMLPGVLGCADSATRDTFSCGLLKHGQYTRPREFAGLTVPDVLLSGDHARIEEYRFLDSVRETLNKRPELLRKVEFTKSERKQLRQAGLFNQVQQAAVGSPQDD
- the gmd gene encoding GDP-mannose 4,6-dehydratase, giving the protein MKKAFITGVTGQDGAYLAEFLLEKGYMVHGLKRRTSSFNTDRVDHLYQDPHEEDVRFRLHHGDLTDSTNLIRIMQEIQPDEVYNLAAQSHVAVSFETPEYTANSDSLGTLRLLEAIRILGLEKKSRFYQASTSELFGKVQEIPQTENTPFYPRSPYAVAKLYSYWITVNYREAYNMYCCNGILFNHESPIRGETFVTRKITRALARIKLGLQDALYLGNLDAKRDWGHAKDYVQMQWLMLQQEKPEDYVIATGVQHSVREFVAIAAAELGMSLNWQGKGLDEIGIEEKSGKTIVKIDPRYFRPTEVETLLGDPSKAKKQLGWEPKISFAEMVQEMVVEDLKTAERDQMIRQKGYKAYNYFE
- a CDS encoding sugar phosphate nucleotidyltransferase translates to MVMPSTLAMILAGGRVDELGVLTHYRPKSAVPFGGFARVIDFPLTNLMRSGIERIAILSQYRSYSLVNHIGTGAAWDMIGRHRGISILPPFKDYENPHWYRGSADAVHQNLDFVRYHKPSEILILSGDHIYEMDYRDMIHFHNEHDADVTAAFIRVKKEDASLRFGVAEIGDEYSEGGSLLSYEEKPADPKGEWASLTVLCFKPEVLYKVLRKNQAAASYEFGRDILPMMVQEGMKVLGYKFRGYWGYTRTVNEYWQTSMDLLGSNPLIDLEKWGIRTNLEHRDIRDCQPLKVGSQGVLDNSLAYNGCIIDGTVKNSILFPGVRVEKGAVVENSVLFFNTLVKEGGQLRQVVSDVNTTFGANAQVGISPTGVSDRVTVIGWNNHVPDKMTIGCGCSVAPGIEEEKWPENGLEDMEELQ
- a CDS encoding ribonuclease HII, whose translation is MRKDTAASSSFLFPSNPDGDTFAHERSLKKQGLLHVAGVDEAGRGPLAGPVIAGCVIFLSEPQAQQYRDSKKLTAKQRDRLYAMLHASDAIIGVGITEPAEIDQINILQASLLAMQRAVQDCGKNGKLSPDFLLVDGTFKVPLELPQQPLTKGESKSASIAAASIIAKVTRDRLMAEYHLQYPQYNFQQHKGYPTKAHRAAIAEFGPSPLHRKTFKGVREFCQEKKPEEQAEQKSLWK
- the rplS gene encoding 50S ribosomal protein L19 gives rise to the protein MNIIDKIDQEQMRFDLPDFRPGDTVKVHIRIIEGNKERVQIFQGVVLKRKRGKMDATFTVRKISHGAVGVEKTFALHSPRLETIEVVSEGRVRRSRLYYLRDRRGKAARIRERGRV
- a CDS encoding glucose-1-phosphate adenylyltransferase family protein: MREAKDALVLLLAGGIGSRLNILVGHRAKPAVPFGGLYRIIDFSLSNVMNSGLTRVGVLTQYKPLSLMRHIQTGEAWDFTGRTRGIKILPPRTGEKDSDWYKGTADAIRQNIDFIRNNQSEQIVILSGDHIYQMDFDDMISYHREKNAGVTIGMMVVPKSEIHQFGAGIVDDENRIVDWEEKPKEPRTNLASMGIYVFDTEYLLKALSGDREEIDFGMHIIPRAIEEKQVYAYPFYGYWRDVGTIQSYWDANMDILRADSGISPEEWGIRPNTEADGRIMDRGPARFAQGCTVQSSMISAGSVIEGTVLNSVLSPGVIVRKGAVVRDSVILEDSVIEAGAEVDLVVCDKRVHIGEGALVGHGDEEAKKICNQEYPTHLYSGITLIGKEVLIPEKMKIGRNCIIRPGKKGHDERVLPTELKHGGIF
- a CDS encoding RNA methyltransferase, producing MTEILDTVDTAFRLDIALIHYPVVNKKQELIGSAVTNLDLHDIARAGKTFGVGTYWVVTPYEQQQELAADIAGHWTQGYGGTVNPDRAEALSIIQIRASLGQVLAEMSEQGGRVPLVVATSAGQLCTRISYKALRRTLQEGRSVLLLLGTAWGLAPEVTEQADAALPPIVGSGTYNHLSVRSAASICLDRLCGARDDTG